GCCGATCCGCCACCTGGTGTTTATGTGGCCATGCACGGCCGCGTGGCACCCTACGCATTTCTGCGCAAGAACTACGACCAAGGGGTTTTTCGCCCATTGCCAATGACCGATTGACCGCCCGATCAATGTAGCCACAAAAAAAGCCCCGCGAATGCGGGGCTTCTGTTTCAACCTGGACGGTGACTAAGCGCTGATTAGCACTTGGTCAGGCCCGGATTGCCCTTGACGCCGATCAGTTTCGGCTCGTTGATCTTCACCGGCTTGATGTGCTTCTTGTCACGCAGCCAATGCTCGACCTGATCCCAGATCATCTTGCCGGTATCGCCCGGAATCTGACCCGGCTTGTGCACGGAAGCCCAACCGGCAACCTTGTACTTCTTCTTCGGATCCAACGGCTTGCCGTTGAGCGCCATTTCGGAAATACGCTTGCCCTTGGACTCGTTCGGGGCACAGGCGTAGGTCATGCCGCCGATACGGACCATGTCACCACCTTGCTGGTAATACGGATCCTTGTTGAAGATGTTGTCGCAAACGTCTTCGAGGATGCCCTTGATCTGCTCGCCGGTGAACTCGTTCACGGTGACGTTCGGGTAGGTCAGACCCACTTCGGTCATCAGATCTTCGTAGGTGATCGGCTCGCCCGGAATGAGGGTGGTACCCCAGCGAACCCCCGGAGAGAAGGAGATTTCGCAATCGTTCTCGTCGATCAGGGCCTGACAGATCAGCTGATCCCAGCTGCCGGTGAAGTTGCCGCGGCGATAGAGCAGACCGTCGTTGGTGGCGACGACTTCGTCCAGACGCTTCTTGGCGTTGAACGTCTTGCCCTGGAAGGTGACGTCCTGGTTGGTCGCTTTCTCAATGAAGGCGGCCATTTCCTTGTCGGGTTCGATGAAGTCGGAGAAGACCGGCAGCAGGTGATATTTGAAATCCTGCAGCTTGCCATTGCGGTAGTCGATATCCAGCACACCGAGGTATTTGCTGTTCGAACCGGCGTTGGTGACGATGGTCTTGCCGCCCGGGTTCTTGACGATGGTCGGACGCGGGATGGCGTCGTGGGTGTGACCGCCCATGATCGCGTCGATGCCGCTGACCTGGGAAGCCATCTTCAGATCCACGTCCATACCGTTGTGGGACAGAACGATGACGACTTCGGCGCCGTCCTTACGGGCCTTGTTGACGACATCCTGCATGTCTTCCGGATTGATACCGAAGGTCCAGCCTTCAACCATCCAGGCCGGGTTGGCGATCGGGGTGTACGGGAACGCCTGACCGACGATTGCCACTTTCACGCCGTTTTCTTCGCGGATGATGTACGGCTTGAATACGCGGTCTTCGAAATCCTGGTTACGGATGTTCTGGGCAACGAAGGTCATGTTGCCGGCGGCTTCGAGCTGCTTGATACCGTCCATCATGCGGTCTTTGCCGTAGGTGGCTTCCCAGTGGGAAGTGAAGGCATCCAGACCGAAGATCTTCTGGGCGTCGATCTGACACTGGGCGTTGGTCCACAGCGCCAGGCCGGTACCCTGCCAGTTGTCACCACCGTCCATGACCAGCGCGCCGGGACGCTGGGCCTTCATGTGCTTGACCAGGGTCAGCAGGTGGGCATAACCGCCGACCTTGCCGAACTTCTTGGCCGCTTCAACGTAGTTGATGCAGGTGAACGCGTGCGCTTCCGGGGTATTCGGCTTCAGGCCGAAATACTTCAGGAATGCCTCGCCGACGAGATGCGGCGGATGACCTTCCATTGAACCAATGCCCAGGTTGATGCTGGGCTCGCGGAAATGGATCGGGTTCAGCTGCGCATGAATGTCGGTGTAGTGCAGGATGTGCACGTTACCGAACTTGGGGATTTCATACATGTTGCCCGAGGCACGATTGGCCTTGACCGAATGGGCGACGGTTTGCATGCCCGTGCCCGCTTGCGCGGTCTCAAGGCTGATGCCGGCGGCGGATGCCGCAGCCAGCATTTGCAAAAATTCCCGACGAGATAAATTCATTCGTTGATCTCCGTTATTGGATTTTTAAGTACGCACAAGCAGTTCGAGTCATTTTGCCTGGGCCAAACCAGATACACGTTTCGACACACTTGCGTGCGGCGCGAAACCGTAACCCGAAATTTAACCACACTGCTCATCGCAAAAACAGCAAAAATACTTATGTGCATAAAAGCAAAACAGGGAATCCGCACCGGCAGATCGCCTTGTTGCCGTTCCTACGATTGATAGCCGGGCAAATGGTTCCCCGATCGGTGATGAAAATGCAGGGATCCGCGTCAGACGCGCCGTTAAGCTGTCCGCATCAGGCGCCGCGAGTTCGCCTTAAGACGGCACCAGTACCCATCGCGGGAACCCAACTGCCGACGGCACTGCCGATCTCGGACGGATCAGGCCAAGCGGGCCGGCAAAGCCGGATCGGAGAGATCCAGGGCCAGCCGCTCCCGGGCCAGCTCCTCGTTCAAGGGATGACTGGCCGTCTGCAGGAAGGCCAGAAGAATCGGATGCCGCTTGAGCCAATCCTCGGCGGACAGTGCCGCTGCCATGCGCCCGATGGCCGGACACAAGGATTCGGGCGCCGTGCAGGGCAAACCAAGCGACACACCCTGAACCGCCAGCCAGACACGCAACAGCCACCGGGCCAGCGTTTCCCGATCCACGGACTGCCAAACCTTGGCCACGGCCAAGGGTGAACTGTGACCGCAGATGAGATCGCAGAAGGATTGGGTCACACCCTGCCAATCCCAGTCCGGCGCTTGACCGGCCACCAGATCGCGCCCACCCATGAACCAGAGCAGGTCCGCGTCGGCGCGCGGCAGGGCGTGCGTCGTGCACAACCAGTCGACGAGCGCGGATCGATCCGGATTGGGGACGGATAGACGCTGTACCCGAGATCGAATGGTCATCGGTAGCAAATCGGCGCGCTCGGCGGTGAACAGGAACAGACTCCCGGCCGGCGGTTCTTCCAGCAATTTGAGCAGACTGTTCGCTGCAGCCCGGTTCATGCGCTCCGCCTGTTCGATCAAGGCGATGCGCACTGGGCCATAACGGGTCAATCCGAAAGCATCGATCAGGGCGCGCACCACGTCGACGGGGATATCGCGCACCGAGAGATCTTCTGCCGCCAGAATCAGATCCGGATGCGTACCGGCCTGACGCAATCGACAGGCCGGACAAACCTCGCAGGGCGCCTCCGAACCCGGTTGCCGTATCGGTTGGCTGCAGAGCAGGTAGGCCGAAATACAGCGTGCAAGCGCACTCGAACCCAAGCCGCGCTCTCCGACGATCATCAGCCCATGGGGGACGCGTCCCTGGGCATGCATGCCGATGAACCGTTCCCAGGGCGCCAGCAGCCAGGGCGCCCGGCGAACGAGTTCGAGAGAGCGCTGCAAGGGGGGCGACTCTCCACTGTCGACAGGCGTTGCGGGTACCTTTTTCTCCGAAGCCTTACCTGCCGCCATGCACGCCTACCTCCCCCTCATCGAAACGCGCAGCCAGAGCCGCGTGAATCTGCAGCCGGACCCGATCGAGCGGTTCAGCAGCATCGATGACACGAACGCGCCGGGGATGCGCCTCGGCAATCGCCAGGAACCCCGCGCGAACACGCCCGAAGAATTCGTGCGCCTCACGTTCGAAACGGTCCTTGGCAATCATCCCCCGCCGGGCTGCCGCTCGAGCGATGCCGATGCCCACCGGCAGATCGAGCAGCAGGGTCAGATCAGGACGCACACCCTGCTCCGCGTAACTGGCCAGGGATTCGATCACGACCGGATCGATCCCCCGACCGGCACCCTGGTAGGCACGACTCGAATCGGTGAAGCGATCGCAGACGACCACCCGCCCGGAATCGAGTGCAGGGCGAATTCCCCGGGCCACATGCTGGGCCCGTGCCGCAAACATCAGCAACAACTCGGTCGGTTCGGCCAGCTCTTCCTCGGTCGCGGTCAGCAGGATGCGGCGGATGTCCTCAGCCACTGGCGTTCCGCCGGGCTCGCGGGTGCGCAGTACCTCCCTCCCCCGCCCGGAGAACCAATCGGCCACACAGGACACGGCCGTCGACTTGCCCGCGCCTTCGATGCCCTCGATCGTGATGAACACGCCCTGCGCCGTCATTTTACTCCTCCCGAGGTTGCCGCTTTCGAATCGCCGACCTGATCGGCGCGACGGTTTTCCAGCTTGCGCCAAGCCTGAACAGCCTGATTGTGCCCCTGCAAGGTTCGGGAGAAAGTATGACCGCCCGATCCGTTTGCCACAAAATACAGGGCATCGGTTTGCGTCGGATGGGTCACGGCCTGCAGGGACGCTTCCGAAGGCAGCGCGATCGGCGTGGGCGGCAGCCCGACCCGTACGTAGGTGTTGTACGGCGTATCCTGTCGCAACTCGGATTGCGTCAGACTCCGCGGCGCCGTCGCGGCATCCACGACACCCCGCCGGGATTTCGCCACGCCGTAGATCACGGCCGGATCGGTCTGCAAGCGCATGCCCCGGTTCAGGCGATTGATGAAGACACCGGCCACCTTGCCCCGCTCGTCCGCCAGACCAGTCTCCTTCTCGACGATCGAGGCCAGAATCAGGGCATCCTCGGGGGTCTTCAACGGAAGATCGGGTGCCCGGTTCGCCCAGGCTGCGTCCAGATGCGCCTGCATCGACTGGTAGGCTTTCATGACGATCTGTCGATCCGTGGTACCGCCGGTGAACACATAAGTATCCGGGAAAAGCTGCCCCTCCAGATGCTTGATCGGCAGACTCAGCGCCGCGATGATCTCGGCATGACTGAGCCCGGTCAATGTGTGCTTGAGGTGGGGATCCGTCGCCAGTCGGTTCAGGAAATCCTGTGCGGTATCTCCCTCCGGCACCGTGACCCGGTAACGAACCACGTCGCCGGAAACCAGACGGTCCAGCAGGCTGAGCAAGGTGTCCTTCGGCGAAATTTCGTATTCGCCCGCCTTGATGGCGCGCGCCTGCCCCCGCAAGCGGGCCACCCAGTAGAACAAGGTCGGATCAAGATGGGCGCCCGACGCGTCGGCCAATTCGGCAATACGTCGCGCATCCATGCCGGGGAGAATGGTC
The Halothiobacillus diazotrophicus DNA segment above includes these coding regions:
- the tmk gene encoding dTMP kinase; translated protein: MTAQGVFITIEGIEGAGKSTAVSCVADWFSGRGREVLRTREPGGTPVAEDIRRILLTATEEELAEPTELLLMFAARAQHVARGIRPALDSGRVVVCDRFTDSSRAYQGAGRGIDPVVIESLASYAEQGVRPDLTLLLDLPVGIGIARAAARRGMIAKDRFEREAHEFFGRVRAGFLAIAEAHPRRVRVIDAAEPLDRVRLQIHAALAARFDEGEVGVHGGR
- the mltG gene encoding endolytic transglycosylase MltG; the protein is MVGYLVVWLVVMGLLLALVITYRTVGRGLTEPLLATGDPAVQVTILPGMDARRIAELADASGAHLDPTLFYWVARLRGQARAIKAGEYEISPKDTLLSLLDRLVSGDVVRYRVTVPEGDTAQDFLNRLATDPHLKHTLTGLSHAEIIAALSLPIKHLEGQLFPDTYVFTGGTTDRQIVMKAYQSMQAHLDAAWANRAPDLPLKTPEDALILASIVEKETGLADERGKVAGVFINRLNRGMRLQTDPAVIYGVAKSRRGVVDAATAPRSLTQSELRQDTPYNTYVRVGLPPTPIALPSEASLQAVTHPTQTDALYFVANGSGGHTFSRTLQGHNQAVQAWRKLENRRADQVGDSKAATSGGVK
- the soxB gene encoding thiosulfohydrolase SoxB, whose amino-acid sequence is MNLSRREFLQMLAAASAAGISLETAQAGTGMQTVAHSVKANRASGNMYEIPKFGNVHILHYTDIHAQLNPIHFREPSINLGIGSMEGHPPHLVGEAFLKYFGLKPNTPEAHAFTCINYVEAAKKFGKVGGYAHLLTLVKHMKAQRPGALVMDGGDNWQGTGLALWTNAQCQIDAQKIFGLDAFTSHWEATYGKDRMMDGIKQLEAAGNMTFVAQNIRNQDFEDRVFKPYIIREENGVKVAIVGQAFPYTPIANPAWMVEGWTFGINPEDMQDVVNKARKDGAEVVIVLSHNGMDVDLKMASQVSGIDAIMGGHTHDAIPRPTIVKNPGGKTIVTNAGSNSKYLGVLDIDYRNGKLQDFKYHLLPVFSDFIEPDKEMAAFIEKATNQDVTFQGKTFNAKKRLDEVVATNDGLLYRRGNFTGSWDQLICQALIDENDCEISFSPGVRWGTTLIPGEPITYEDLMTEVGLTYPNVTVNEFTGEQIKGILEDVCDNIFNKDPYYQQGGDMVRIGGMTYACAPNESKGKRISEMALNGKPLDPKKKYKVAGWASVHKPGQIPGDTGKMIWDQVEHWLRDKKHIKPVKINEPKLIGVKGNPGLTKC